CCCAAGCGGTCTGCGACGGCGTACTCTCACCGACGCCCATCAGCTTCCGGTCACCGTAGCTGGCGCAGGTCTCGCCCCACCCGCCGTCTTCATTCTGGCAAGAGTTGAGCCACTGCGTGCCGCGCATGATGAACGCTTCGCGCGGGTTCAAACCTAGCGCCGTTAGGCCGCAGATGACCATGTGCGTGCCGTAGATGTAATTGACGCCCCACCGTCCCCACCAGCAGCCTTCCGGCTCTTGCTTGCTCTTGATGAAGGCGACCGCACGCTCAATCTTCTCACGCGGTGCGGCGTAGCCAGTCACGCCAAGCATCTCCAGGATGTGTCCCGTCAAATCCGCCGTCGGCGGGTCAATCATGGCCTTGAGGTCGCCGTAAGGGATTTCGTTGAGAATCTCCAGATCATTGTCCACATCGAACGCGCCCCACCCGCCGTTTTTGCTCTGCATGGAGAGCGTCCACTCAATCGCTAGCTCGATGCGCCGCCGCTTTTCAGCTTCGTCCGGCAGCTTCAGCCGATGAAGCGCCATCGTCACCACAGCCGTGTCGTCTACATCGGGAAAGAAATCGTTCCAGAACTCAAACGCCCAACCGCCGGCTGGGCCGGTCTTGTTTTTGAAGCGCCAGTCACCGTCGCGCAGGATTTGCTTGGAAAGCAGCCATTCCCCGGCTTTGACCAACGCCGGGTGGTCGTTCGGGAGGCCCGAATCCAGCAACGCCAAAATGGTCAGGCCCGTATCCCAGACGGGCGATACGCAGGGCTGTGTGTGAAATTCGTCCTCGGTCTCAATACAGAACCGTTCGACTGCCTCAATACCCTTCCGCATCACTGGGTGGTCGGGCGCGTAGCCACGACAGTACAGCCCCAGCAGTGAGTTGAGCATCGCTGGGATAATGCCGCCCCAGTCGCCGCTTTCGTCCTGATGCTCAAGCGTCCAGCGTTCAGCCAGCGCCAGCGCTTCGGCTTTGCGCGGTGAAAAATCCAAGCGCTCCATCAGCTTGAGAACTTTGTCCAGACCGATGAACACACCACCGAGCGACCACATCCCGTCGGGATTAGGTAGCGCAAGGTCAGCGGCAGCGCGACCTTCGACGTACAACTCGTCCACGTCCCCGCCGGGAACCGTCGTGACCGGCTTTTTGTCGTAGACCAGTAGGAGCGGCACGGTAGAGCTGCGCGCCCAGCTGGCCAGTTCATAGATGGTGAACGGAAACCAGTCCGGCAGCAGCATGATCCATGGCGGGAGCGCCGGGCAGCCCTCCCACGGAAACGCGCCAAACAGCGCCAAATGAATCTTGGTGAAGACGCGCGCTTTTGTAACGCCGCCGCGCGCCAGAATAAACGCCCGCGCCCGCACCATATGCGGCGCGTCAGGCGGGTCGCCCAGCAATTTGAGCGCGAAATAGGCTTCAATGCTGGTGGAAAGCTCGCCGCCGTCGCCGTAGTAGAGTTCCCAGCCGCCGTGGTCGCGCTGCTGACGACGCAAATACGTTCGGATTTTCGCCAACTGCCGCGTGCGGGTCTTGTCCGTGCCGAGGATTTTGTGAAGAAAGACGTATTCCGCTGTCAGCGTCACATTCGCTTCAAGCTCCGCCCACCAGTAACCTTCAGGGTACTGTTTCGAGAGCAAGTAGTCTTGGGCGCGGGCGATGGCAGCGTTGACGGCGGCGGCTGAGGCCGGAGCCGCTGGACGAACGGTGCGCAGCGCAGGCGCGATGGGCGATTCGACAACGGGTTGAACAAAGCGAGGCGCAAATCCGGTCATGTGGACGTTTTCCTTTAGGTTTTAGGCAAAGCTGATGGATTTTTGAGCGACGGTGAACCGTCGTTGCGAAGCCGCGAACTCTACACGAAAAACGGCGACTGCGCCTACCACACAAGGCTTGGCGAGGCCGTCCCAAGGAACGCATGGGCTTGGCGCGAAACAACGGCGCAGTGTAAGCTCGCGGTAAGGTCGTTGGTTTCACTTTTCCCGGATTAGGTGCTTCTCAATGGCGACGGCAAATGACGCAGCGACGGGGACCGCGCTCCGACAACATCCTTCCCGCAGTGGTTTTGGTTTGCGCGCCGAAGTTCACGACAACATCAAAAACGACTTCGACAGCCCGCTGGTGCAACGCATCAAGGCCGCCGGCGGGACACATCGCGTTGGACGGCTGACCTTTCGGCTCGCTCAGGAGTTTGGTTTTTGCTACGGCGTGGATCACGCGCTGGACTTGGCTTATGAAACGCACGTTCGGTTTCCCAACCGGCGCATCTATCTGACGGGCGAAATTATTCACAACCCGACGGTCAACGAGCAGTTGGCCAAGATGGGCTATTGTTTCCTGCAGCCGGGCGATGAAGTCACCGCCGACGACATTGTGTTGATTCCGGCTTTCGGCGCGCCGACCCACGAACTGGAACGCCTCAAAAACATCGGCTGTTTACTGGTGGATACGACGTGTGGCTCAGTCGTCCACGTCTGGAAACGGGTGGAAAAATACGCCCGCGAAGGTTTTACGGCGATCATTCACGGCAAGTACGATCACGAGGAAACCAAGGCGACGCGCTCCCGAACGACGCTGTACGAAGGCGGGAAGTTTTTGGTCATCCGTGATCGTGCTCAGGCGCAGGATGTGTGTGACTACATTGAAGGGCGCGGCGATCGCGCGGCGTTTTTGGCGAAGTACGCGCCGGTGGCGACGCCGGGGTTTGACCCCGACCGCGACTTGGAGCGCGTCGGTCTGGCCAATCAGACGACGATGCTTTCGAGCGAGTCGCTGGAAATCGCCGAGATGATTCGGCAGGCGATGCTGCGGCGTTACGGAGCCGAAGAACTCAAAGCCCGCTTCCGGTCGTTCGACACGATATGCAGCGCCACACAGGAGCGTCAGGACGCCATTCTCAAGCTGATTGAGGAGCCGCTGGATTTGGTCATCGTCGTCGGCGGCTACAACAGCAGCAATACGGAGCACCTGTGCGAAATCGCCTCGGAACGCTGGCCGACCTATCACATCAACGCGCCGGAGTGTTTGGTTTCATCCCGTGAGATTCGGCACAAGCCCGCTTTCAGCAAGCACGAGACGACTTCGTGGGATTGGCTGCCGGCCGGCGAAGTCACCATCGGCATTACCGCCGGTGCGTCAACGCCGAACAAAGTGGTCGGCGACTGCATCGAGCGCATTGCCCGTTTGGCGGGCGCGGCGTAGTGAGGGACGGTGCTATGCTCGGCGGCGTCGGACAACAGGGCGAGGAATTTCGGCAGACGGTTAAGCATCCGCTGCTGTCGCCGGCGGTCGTCAAGCGGCTCTCTGTACTGTCGCCGTGGCGGGCGACAGCTTCGTTGGCGCTGGATTGGGGCGTCATTCTCGGTCTGGTCACGACGACGCTGTGGGTCAATCATCCCGCTCTGTGGTGCCTCGCGCCCTTTGGGATCGCCGCCGCGCAGCATGGTTTGGCGATTCTGGCGCACCAAGCGGCGCACTACCGCATGTTCCAGACGCGGTGGCTCAACGACGCGGTTGGGATGCTCTGCGCCGCGCCGCTGGGCGTTTCGATGCACACCTACCGCATCCTGCACCGCATCCACCACAACCACCTCTACACGCCGGCCGACCCGGACATGGCGCTGATGGCCGGTTATCCGCGTGGACGGTGGAAACTGGCGAAAAAGTTCATCAAAGACCTGTTGGGTGTCACGGCTGTCAAGAACTACCTGTACTTCTTCGGCAAGCCGCTGCGGAAAGCGACGCCGGACGGACCAGCTGTGCATATGTCCATGGTGGACGATACTTCGGAGGCGCTGCGGCGGGCGGCGCGCGCCGACCAGCGCCTTGTTGTCATTCTGCACATAGTTCTGCTTGGCGCGGCGGTCGCCACTGGTTGGTGGCCGACGTACTTCGTCCTGTGGCTACTACCGCTGGTGACGTTGCTTCAGTTTGTGCTGCGGCTGCGGGCGCTATGCGAGCATGGAGCGGTGACGGACACCTCGACGCCGCTGCGCGCGGCGCGGACGAATCTCGTGCCGTGGTACGTTCGCGTCTGGCTCTTCCCACACCAAATGCACTACCACATTGAGCATCACCTGTATCCGAGCATCCCGCACTATCGGCTGCCGGAATGCCATGCGGCGCTGCGTGACATCGGCGCGCTTGACGACGCTGAAGTATCGGCGTCGCTGCGCGCAACGTGGCGCAAGTTTTTTGCCCCTGCTGCGCCGACGGCGACCAAGACGATGGCATAGTCATAACTCACGGCTTTGCCCCCTAGCGCGCAGCGGTATCCGGTCGGAAACGGCGTCAAGTGTTTAGCGTGCGGCGGCGTTCCCTTCGGAGACATCACGCCCACGCCATCGTCCGACGTTTTCACCAGTCTTCAGAGAGACCGCCCAAGTTCACTTCCTGCCTCCGGTTGACTTTCGAAAACCGCCGGCGAGAAACGCGGCGGCGACCTCGCGCGGCGTCCGCTTTTCGCCGTCCACGGCGTCGTTCAAACGCCGCATCGTGTCCGTGTCAATCACGCCGTCCAGCGCGCGAACGGCCTCCGCCAATTCCGGCGTCGCCTCCCACGCCGCCCGCCGAACAACGTACACCGCTTGGTAGGGCGGGAAATACCGACGGTCGTCTTCCAACGCGACCAAATCGAGCGCAGCGATCAAACCGTCGGTGGCGTTGCCGGCGATGATGTCGAGTTCACCCGCCGCCAGCGCCCGGTACGTCAGCGACAACTCCATTTCACGCGGCGTCTCGAAACGAAAACCATAGGCCGCACAAAATCCGGCGTAGCCGTCCGCCCGCGACATGAAATCCTGTCCAAAACCGGCTCGCCACCGGAGCGGCGCACGCGCCGCGTCGGAAATCGTCCGCAGGCTGTACTGCATCGCCGTTTGCCGCCGAACCAGAATGGCGAAGTCGTTCCGAAAACCAAGCGGCGGCCCGACGACCAAACCAAAGCGCGCTGCGTAGTCGCGCCGCACGCCTGCGTACACCGCCTGCGGATCGGTCAGCGGGCGTTCCCCCAGAATGGCCGTCCACGCCGTTCCAGTGTATTCGGGATACACGTCAATCGCGCCGGCCAACAACGACTCATGCGCCAAGTGGCCGCCCAACTCGAAGCGCCGCTCAACGGCGACGCCCTGCGCTTCAAGCCGCTGCGCCAAAATCTCCGCCAGAATGACCGACTCGGTGAAATCCTTCGACCCAACCACAACTGGGCGACGACTAACTTTGGCGACCGGTGAAGCGGCGCGGTAGCTCCACGCGACCGGTAAAAAAATCAACGCCAGTCCCGCTGCGGCTGCCAAACGTCTTGACGTTTGCGGCGCCGCCGGTGGCGGCGGTCGCCGCTCGAACGCGGCAAAGACGGCGTCCGCCAAAAGCGCCAGCAGCGCCGCCAAAACGCCGCCGGTGACAAGCAGCCGATTGTCGTTCTGTCGCAACCCGCGAAAGATGAACGCGCCGAGACCGCCCGCACCGACGGCGGCCGCAATCGTCGCCGTTCCGACGGCGAGCGTGACGGCTGTTCGTACGCCGGCCAAGATGACGTTCGCCGCCAACGGCAACTCAACGTAGCGCAACCGTTGCCAACCGGTCAGTCCCAGCGCCTCGGCCGCCTCCCGCACGCTCGGCTCCACACCCAAGATACCGGTCGCCGTGTTGCGTACGATGGGCAGCAGCGCGTAGAGCGTCAGCGCCACGATCGCCGTTCGCGCGCCGATGCCGCCCAGCCACGGCAGCGGCAACAGCAGTCCGAACAGCGCCAGACTCGGCACGGTCTGCACAATGTTGACGACCATGAACACCGCGTTGCGCAGCTGCGGCCGCCGCGCCGCCGCAATCCCCAGCGGGACGCCGATCATGACCGCCAACACCGTCGCCGCAACGACCAACCACACGTGCTCACGCCACGCGACAAGCAGGCCTGTTCGGTTGTCAACGATGAAATCCCACCACGTCATCACCGGCCGGCCGCCCGTACGTACGCCTGCACTTCCGGTACGTCAAGCTGCGGGAAATCGCCCGGCGTCGCGTCGGCGACAAGTTTTCCTTCCGCCAACAGGCAAATCCGCGTTCCGATCCGCAAGGCTTCCTGGAGGTCATGCGTCACAAACAGGACGGTTTTGTTCAACGTGCGCGCTAAGTCCGCAAACTCCTGTTGCAACCGCGCCCGCACGACCGGATCAAGCGCGCCGAACGGTTCATCCAGCAGCAATAGCTCCGGATCAAGCGCCAACGCCCGCGCCACACCGACGCGCTGCCGTTCACCGCCTGATAGTTCCGCCGGGAAACGCTGCGCGTAGGCCGCCGGGTCAAGTCCGACCAATTCCAGCAACGCCGCCACCCGCGCTTGGCGCTCCGCCGCCGGACGCCCTTCCAATTCGAGCAGCAGGCCGACGTTGCGCGCGACGGTGCAATGCGGAAACAAGCCGGCGTCCTGCATTACGTAGCCAATGCGTCGCCGCAGCTGAATCAGATCCCATGCGGCCGTTGGCCGACCTGCAACCCACACTTCCCCAGCCGTTGGTTCAAGGAGGCGGTTGACAAGCTTGAGCAGTGAAGTTTTCCCACTCCCCGACGCGCCTAGCAACATGACGATTTCACCCCGGCTAATCGTGAGACTCACGCCTCTAAGAACGCTGGTTTGTCCGCGCGTTAGGTGAACCTGGCGCATTTCGACCGGGGCTGGTTCAATCTCCGGCATCGCGGCGCGCGTGTTCTTGTTGGTGCTTGGCGCTTGGTGCGCCACCGGTCCGTCATCTCACGGCGGCTTCGAAAGGCGCTATTCAGTCGAAGCGACGCCCTTGTTTTCCAGCGCGTTGCGCAGCGCGTGCCACGGCAGGCTAGCGCACTTGACGCGCACCGGGTAGTGACTGACGTTCTCAAACATTGTCAGCTTGCCAAGATGGTGTTCCTCGCGCGCTGGGTCGAGTTCACCCTTGACCAGCCGGTGAAACTCGTCGAAGAGCTGCTCTGCCTCAGCGCGTTTCTTGCCCTTCACGCTGGTGGTCATCATCGAGGCCGACGCCATGCAAATCGCGCACCCGCTCCCCTGAAACGCCACATCCTCCAACGTTTCGTCGTCGCCGACCTTCACGTACACCGTCACCCGGTCGCCGCAGAGCGGGTTCGCGCCCTCACACTTGTAGTCGGCGTTTTCAATCGGCCGAAAGTTCTTCGGGTGCTTGCTGAGGTAAATAATCTGTTCGCCGTAAAGACTCTTGTTGCTCATGGCTGGTTGACGCCTACACGGCAAAGACGGCGATGGCTTTCTCAATCGCCGCACCGAGGGCTTCAATCTCCGACGGCAGGTTGTAGAACGCAAACGACGCGCGCGCCGTCGCCGGCACGCCGTAGCGCGCCATCACCGGCTGGGCGCAGTGATGGCCGGCGCGGATGGCGACGCCCTCCTGATCGAGCAGCGTTCCAATGTCGTGCGGATGAATCCCGTCAACCACAAACGACACAATCGCCGCCTTCCGCCGCGCCGTTCCAATAATCCTAACGCCGGGGATGGCGGACAGTCGCGCCGTCGCTTGCTCCAGCAGTTCGTGCTCGTAGGCGGCGATAGCTTCCAACCCGATGTTGCGCAGATACTCAAGCGCCGTCCCAAGCCCAATGACTTCGGCGATGGGCGGCGTCCCGGCTTCAAACTTGTGTGGAATCGGCGCGTACGTCGTCTTCTCGAACGTGACGCTTTCGATCATGTCGCCGCCGCCGAGAAAAGGATTCATCCGCTCAAGCCATGCCGCCTTGCCGTAGAGGACGCCGACGCCCGTCGGGCCGCAGGCCTTATGGCCGGAAAACACGTAGAAATCACAGTCCAGCGCCTGTACGTCCACCGGCATGTGCGGGGCCGCCTGTGCGCCATCCACCAGCACCGGTACGCCGTGGGCGTGCGCCAGTCGGATGATCTCCTCGACCGGGTGAATCGTCCCCAGCGCGTTGGAAACATGCCCGACCGCCACCAGTTTCGTCCGGTCGGTGAGCAGCTTTTCGTAGGCTTCCAGAATCAACTCGCCCCGGTCGTCCACGGGGATGACGCGCAGCCGTGCGCCCTTTTCTTCGCACAACATCTGCCACGGCACGATGTTGGCATGGTGTTCGGTCGCCGAGATGATGATCTCGTCGCCTTCGCCGACAAATTTCCGCCCATAGCCGTGCGCCACCAAGTTGATGCCCTCGGTTGTGCCCTTTGTGAAAATGATTTGGCGCGTCTCCGGCGCGTTGAGGAGTTGCGCCGCCGTCCGCCGCGTCGCCTCGTACGCCCGCGTCGCCTCGGCGGACAGCAGGTGAATGCTGCGCCGAACGGTCGAGTACTCCTCCGTATAGAACCGATGCATCCGGTCAATGACGACCTGCGGCTTCTGGCTAGTCGCCGCGTTGTCGAGATACACCAGCGGACGACCGTTGATCGTGCGCCGAAGCGTTGGAAAATCCGCCCGCAGCGCCACGGCGTCGAGAGTCGCAGCCGTCGCCGGTACCGCCTGAGCCGTCATATCGCAGTTTCTCCGTGAGACGATGAGGATGATTCGACGCGGGCCGCCAACGCGCCGTCGAGTCGAACCCGAAGTGAGGGGACAGGGAGTTTTTCGCTGACTTCCCGCGCAAAGCCGAATGTCAGCAGCCGCCGCGCCTCGGCGGCCGGCAAACCACGGCTGCGCAGGTAGAAAATCTCGTCTTGGTCAAGTTGCCCGACCGTCGCGCCGTGGCCGCATTTGACATCGTCGGCGAAAATCTCCAGTTGCGGTTTCGTGTCGGCACGCGCCGTCCTTGAAAGCAACAAATTTTTGTTGGTTGTGATGGCATTGGTGCGCTGTGCGCCGTGTCGGACAAGTACGCGCCCGTCGAAGACGCCATGCGCCTGACCGTCAAACACGCCCTTGTAGAGAACCTCACTCGTGCAGTCCGGTACGGCGTGATCCACCACGACATGCGTATCGGCCAGTTGACGGCCGGCAATGGCCTGCAACCCGTACAGTCGGCACTCGCCACCTTCGTCTGTAAACCGGGCATGGATCTCCTGTCGTGAAAGCAGCCCGCCCAAAGCATGGGCGTGGTTTGTGAAGGATGCGCCGCGTCCGACAACCGCCCGCAAGTCGGCGATGTGATAGGCGTGCGCGCCCTCGGTCTGAATCTTGATGTGCGTCAGATGCGCGCCCTGTCCAAGCTGAACGTCCGTTACGGCGTTGGTCAAATACGGGTGCGCGCCAAAACGTCCCTCTTCGTCGCACAGCACGGTGTGAATTTCAGCCACCGTCGCAATCGCGGCCGCATCCAGTTCAATCACGACGCGCGGATGCGTCATCGTGAAGTCGAGCGTCGGCGCAGTGACAAAAAACACGCCGATGGGCGGCGCAACGGCCTTGCCGCGCGGGACACGAATCACCAGTGCCTCCTGCACAAACGCCGTGTTGAGCGCCCGAAACGGCGTGTCCCCCACCGTCGCCGGTTGGAAATCGTCGTTCAACCGTCCGACTTCAACACCCGCCGGTAAGCCGCTCAGGTCGGAAAGCGACGCCTGAAACACGCCGTTGACAAACACTAGGCGCGTCGTCGCAGACTCGTCGAAGAACGGAATGCCCTGCCGTAGCAGGGCGGGGTCTAGACCATCCGCCGTCGCCAGCTGGAAGGGCTGCTTGGTCAGTGGGGCTAGGTTGGTATAGCGCCACGCCTCTTCCTTAACCGTGGGAATGCCCATCCGCTCAAAAGCAGCGAAAGCCGCACTACGCCAATCCGCCGCCGGCGTGCCGGCAAGCGACGTGGTGGACAACGCCGCGAAAGCGGCGGCGAATGGATTGAACGCTCTAGCGGTTTCCGCTTTCATCGCCGTCATGCCCCCACGCCCGCCGCCTTGGATTCAACTTCCTCTCGAACCCAGTCATAGCCGCGTCGCTCAAGTTCAAGCGCCAGCTCCTTGCCGCCTGACTTGACAATGCGCCCGTTGAGCAGCACGTGGACAAAATCCGGCTGGATGTACTCCAACAGCCGCTGGTAGTGGGTGACGAGGATGATGGCATTGTCGTCAGTATGCAGCCGGTTGACCCCGTTGGCTACAATCCGCAGCGCGTCAATGTCCAAGCCCGAGTCGGTTTCGTCCAACACCGCCAGCTTCGGCTCCAAAATTGCCATCTGCAAAATCTCGTTGCGCTTCTTCTCGCCGCCCGAAAAGCCTTCGTTGACGGAACGCTCAATGAACGACTTGTCCATCTCAACGATCTTGATTTTCTCCTGAAGCAGATCGTCGAATTCCAACGGGTCAAGCTCTTCCTCGCCACGATGCTTACGTAGCTGGTTGTAGGCGGCACGCAGGAACGTCGCGTTGCTAACACCGGGAATCTCAACCGGGTACTGAAAAGCAAGAAAAACACCTTCGCGGGCGCGCTCGTCAGGTTCAAGTTCGAGCAGATTTTTGCCGAAATAGAGAACTTCACCTGCCGTCACTGTGTAGTCAGGATGGCCTGCCAAAACCTTGGACAGCGTGCTTTTGCCCGACCCGTTCGGACCCATAATGGCGTGAATTTCGCCAGCTTTAACCGTCAGGTTCACGCCGCGCAGAATAGGGCGACCTTCGATGGACACGTGGAGATTTTTGATTTCAAGCATGGCATACCCCTTAGTCTTTCGTCTCTTGCCGAGCTGTTGAGCCTCACACTGAGCGACGCTGCTACCCGACTGAGTTTTCTAACTTCAGGCCAAGCAACCGCTGCGCCTCGACGGCGAACTCCATCGGCAGCTCGCGGATGACTTCCTTGCAGAAGCCGCTGATGATCATCGAGATGGCGTCTTCCTGTGGAATGCCGCGCTGCATGAAGTAGAAAATCTGCTCCTCGCTGATTTTTGAGGTCGTGGCTTCGTGCTCGACCTTGGCGGTGTTGTTCTGAACCTCGATATATGGGAAAGTGTTTGCCCCGCAGTCATGACCGATGAGCATTGAGTCGCACTGCGTGTAGTTCCGGGCGTTGTCAGCGCTAGGCAGAATCTTGACCAGCCCACGGTAGCTGTTGTTCGACTTGCCGGCCGAGATGCCCTTCGACACGATCCGCGACCGCGTGTTTTTGCCGATGTGGATCATCTTCGTGCCGGTGTCAGCCTGCTGCCGGTGGTTGGTCAGCGCCACCGAGTAGAACTCGCCCACTGAGTTGTCACCGATCAGGATGCAGCTTGGGTACTTCCACGTAATCGCCGAGCCGGTTTCAACCTGCGTCCACGAAATCTTCGAGTTGCGCCCCAAGCATTTGCCGCGCTTGGTGACGAAGTTGTAGATGCCGCCGCGCCCTTCCGCGTCACCGGCATACCAGTTTTGAACCGTCGAGTACTTGATTTCGGCGTCATCGAGCGCAATCAGCTCAACCACGGCGGCATGGAGCTGGTTCTTGTCGTACTTCGGCGCAGTGCAGCCTTCCAGATACGACACCGACGCGCCTTCCTCGCAGATGATGAGCGTCCGCTCGAACTGTCCCGACTCTGCGTTGTTGATGCGGAAATAGCTCGACAACTCCATCGGGCACTGCACGCCCTTCGGCACAAAGACAAACGACCCGTCGCTAAACACGGCCGAGTTAAGCGCCGCAAAGTAGTTGTCGTTGATGGGCACAACCGTCCCAAGGTACTTCCGGACAAGCTCCGGGTGCTCCTTCACCGCTTCGGAGAACGAGCAAAAAATGACCCCGTGTTCGCGGAGCTTTTCTTTGTAAGTGGTCGCTACTGAAACACTGTCGAAGATGGCGTCCACGGCGACGTTCGCCAGCAGCTTTTGCTCATGGAGCGGAATGCCGAGCTTTTCAAAGGTTTCGAGCAGTTCCGGATCCACCTCGTCGAGGCTGTTGAGCTTCTTCTTCGGCTTCGGCGCGGAATAGTAAATGATGTCCTGATAGTCAATCGGCGGGTAGGTGACGTTCTGCCAGGTTGGCTCCGTCATCTTTAGCCACTGCCGATAGGCCTTGAGCCGGAACTCCAGCATAAAGGCCGGCTCTTCCTTCTTGGCGGAAATGAGCCGAATGATGTCTTCGTTGAGGCCGCGCGGGACGACATCTGACTCGATGTCAGTTGTAAAGCCGTACTTGTATTCCTGCGCAGCCAAAGTCGCAGCAAGGGCGCTCATTGTTAGGTTCCTTCCTCAGTCCTTCCCAAAAGAATCTTCAGCGAACGTCACAGGTTTCGCCAGCCCACCGTCGGCGTCACACCGAGATTGCCCCGGTCGGCATCGCCCCACTCGGCGCGGCGCGCTGCAACT
The Chloracidobacterium sp. DNA segment above includes these coding regions:
- the shc gene encoding squalene--hopene cyclase, with product MTGFAPRFVQPVVESPIAPALRTVRPAAPASAAAVNAAIARAQDYLLSKQYPEGYWWAELEANVTLTAEYVFLHKILGTDKTRTRQLAKIRTYLRRQQRDHGGWELYYGDGGELSTSIEAYFALKLLGDPPDAPHMVRARAFILARGGVTKARVFTKIHLALFGAFPWEGCPALPPWIMLLPDWFPFTIYELASWARSSTVPLLLVYDKKPVTTVPGGDVDELYVEGRAAADLALPNPDGMWSLGGVFIGLDKVLKLMERLDFSPRKAEALALAERWTLEHQDESGDWGGIIPAMLNSLLGLYCRGYAPDHPVMRKGIEAVERFCIETEDEFHTQPCVSPVWDTGLTILALLDSGLPNDHPALVKAGEWLLSKQILRDGDWRFKNKTGPAGGWAFEFWNDFFPDVDDTAVVTMALHRLKLPDEAEKRRRIELAIEWTLSMQSKNGGWGAFDVDNDLEILNEIPYGDLKAMIDPPTADLTGHILEMLGVTGYAAPREKIERAVAFIKSKQEPEGCWWGRWGVNYIYGTHMVICGLTALGLNPREAFIMRGTQWLNSCQNEDGGWGETCASYGDRKLMGVGESTPSQTAWALMGLMAGGEGKSDCVRRGVEYLVTHQNDDGGWTEPQFTGTGFPNHFYMNYHFYRHYFPLMALGRYRAFAR
- a CDS encoding ABC transporter permease subunit; translated protein: MTWWDFIVDNRTGLLVAWREHVWLVVAATVLAVMIGVPLGIAAARRPQLRNAVFMVVNIVQTVPSLALFGLLLPLPWLGGIGARTAIVALTLYALLPIVRNTATGILGVEPSVREAAEALGLTGWQRLRYVELPLAANVILAGVRTAVTLAVGTATIAAAVGAGGLGAFIFRGLRQNDNRLLVTGGVLAALLALLADAVFAAFERRPPPPAAPQTSRRLAAAAGLALIFLPVAWSYRAASPVAKVSRRPVVVGSKDFTESVILAEILAQRLEAQGVAVERRFELGGHLAHESLLAGAIDVYPEYTGTAWTAILGERPLTDPQAVYAGVRRDYAARFGLVVGPPLGFRNDFAILVRRQTAMQYSLRTISDAARAPLRWRAGFGQDFMSRADGYAGFCAAYGFRFETPREMELSLTYRALAAGELDIIAGNATDGLIAALDLVALEDDRRYFPPYQAVYVVRRAAWEATPELAEAVRALDGVIDTDTMRRLNDAVDGEKRTPREVAAAFLAGGFRKSTGGRK
- a CDS encoding SUF system NifU family Fe-S cluster assembly protein, with translation MSNKSLYGEQIIYLSKHPKNFRPIENADYKCEGANPLCGDRVTVYVKVGDDETLEDVAFQGSGCAICMASASMMTTSVKGKKRAEAEQLFDEFHRLVKGELDPAREEHHLGKLTMFENVSHYPVRVKCASLPWHALRNALENKGVASTE
- a CDS encoding fatty acid desaturase family protein gives rise to the protein MLGGVGQQGEEFRQTVKHPLLSPAVVKRLSVLSPWRATASLALDWGVILGLVTTTLWVNHPALWCLAPFGIAAAQHGLAILAHQAAHYRMFQTRWLNDAVGMLCAAPLGVSMHTYRILHRIHHNHLYTPADPDMALMAGYPRGRWKLAKKFIKDLLGVTAVKNYLYFFGKPLRKATPDGPAVHMSMVDDTSEALRRAARADQRLVVILHIVLLGAAVATGWWPTYFVLWLLPLVTLLQFVLRLRALCEHGAVTDTSTPLRAARTNLVPWYVRVWLFPHQMHYHIEHHLYPSIPHYRLPECHAALRDIGALDDAEVSASLRATWRKFFAPAAPTATKTMA
- a CDS encoding cysteine desulfurase; the protein is MTAQAVPATAATLDAVALRADFPTLRRTINGRPLVYLDNAATSQKPQVVIDRMHRFYTEEYSTVRRSIHLLSAEATRAYEATRRTAAQLLNAPETRQIIFTKGTTEGINLVAHGYGRKFVGEGDEIIISATEHHANIVPWQMLCEEKGARLRVIPVDDRGELILEAYEKLLTDRTKLVAVGHVSNALGTIHPVEEIIRLAHAHGVPVLVDGAQAAPHMPVDVQALDCDFYVFSGHKACGPTGVGVLYGKAAWLERMNPFLGGGDMIESVTFEKTTYAPIPHKFEAGTPPIAEVIGLGTALEYLRNIGLEAIAAYEHELLEQATARLSAIPGVRIIGTARRKAAIVSFVVDGIHPHDIGTLLDQEGVAIRAGHHCAQPVMARYGVPATARASFAFYNLPSEIEALGAAIEKAIAVFAV
- a CDS encoding ATP-binding cassette domain-containing protein — protein: MPEIEPAPVEMRQVHLTRGQTSVLRGVSLTISRGEIVMLLGASGSGKTSLLKLVNRLLEPTAGEVWVAGRPTAAWDLIQLRRRIGYVMQDAGLFPHCTVARNVGLLLELEGRPAAERQARVAALLELVGLDPAAYAQRFPAELSGGERQRVGVARALALDPELLLLDEPFGALDPVVRARLQQEFADLARTLNKTVLFVTHDLQEALRIGTRICLLAEGKLVADATPGDFPQLDVPEVQAYVRAAGR
- the sufD gene encoding Fe-S cluster assembly protein SufD, with translation MTAMKAETARAFNPFAAAFAALSTTSLAGTPAADWRSAAFAAFERMGIPTVKEEAWRYTNLAPLTKQPFQLATADGLDPALLRQGIPFFDESATTRLVFVNGVFQASLSDLSGLPAGVEVGRLNDDFQPATVGDTPFRALNTAFVQEALVIRVPRGKAVAPPIGVFFVTAPTLDFTMTHPRVVIELDAAAIATVAEIHTVLCDEEGRFGAHPYLTNAVTDVQLGQGAHLTHIKIQTEGAHAYHIADLRAVVGRGASFTNHAHALGGLLSRQEIHARFTDEGGECRLYGLQAIAGRQLADTHVVVDHAVPDCTSEVLYKGVFDGQAHGVFDGRVLVRHGAQRTNAITTNKNLLLSRTARADTKPQLEIFADDVKCGHGATVGQLDQDEIFYLRSRGLPAAEARRLLTFGFAREVSEKLPVPSLRVRLDGALAARVESSSSSHGETAI
- a CDS encoding 4-hydroxy-3-methylbut-2-enyl diphosphate reductase; protein product: MATANDAATGTALRQHPSRSGFGLRAEVHDNIKNDFDSPLVQRIKAAGGTHRVGRLTFRLAQEFGFCYGVDHALDLAYETHVRFPNRRIYLTGEIIHNPTVNEQLAKMGYCFLQPGDEVTADDIVLIPAFGAPTHELERLKNIGCLLVDTTCGSVVHVWKRVEKYAREGFTAIIHGKYDHEETKATRSRTTLYEGGKFLVIRDRAQAQDVCDYIEGRGDRAAFLAKYAPVATPGFDPDRDLERVGLANQTTMLSSESLEIAEMIRQAMLRRYGAEELKARFRSFDTICSATQERQDAILKLIEEPLDLVIVVGGYNSSNTEHLCEIASERWPTYHINAPECLVSSREIRHKPAFSKHETTSWDWLPAGEVTIGITAGASTPNKVVGDCIERIARLAGAA